The Medicago truncatula cultivar Jemalong A17 chromosome 4, MtrunA17r5.0-ANR, whole genome shotgun sequence genome includes a region encoding these proteins:
- the LOC25491276 gene encoding SCF E3 ubiquitin ligase complex F-box protein grrA: MLDCYGITDADIVASALRERPTLRSLSFSPIFHSQEYGILITNHFIHSLVSLKGLTCLELSYWRISDQLLSSIAKENPPLRRLDLAYFTGYSYIGVVSLLSKCQRIQHLVLKRADFLKDRHVALLTSFLGDLVSINLSECSMLTESALFALNEKCPLLNEIVMACANIAYERVGNCVVNPQIKCLRLANNYVLQDTKIIMFASNFPNLQLLDLSSCINISEEGICQVLRRFSKIRHLNLAQCSIMKLRGMNFEVLKLEVLNLSYTRVDDEALYKICIVVMK; encoded by the coding sequence ATGCTCGACTGTTATGGAATAACCGATGCTGACATTGTTGCTTCTGCTCTCCGTGAGAGACCAACATTGAGGTCTTTATCCTTTTCACCTATTTTTCATTCGCAAGAATATGGAATTTTGATTACTAATCATTTCATTCACTCATTGGTGAGTTTGAAGGGTTTGACTTGTCTTGAATTGTCCTATTGGCGTATCTCGGATCAGTTGCTCTCCTCTATTGCAAAGGAAAATCCTCCTTTGAGGAGGCTTGACCTCGCATATTTCACTGGCTATAGTTATATTGGAGTAGTTAGTTTGTTATCCAAGTGTCAACGTATCCAACATTTGGTTCTTAAAAGAGCCGATTTTTTGAAAGATCGCCATGTTGCCTTGTTGACTTCGTTTCTTGGTGATTTGGTTTCTATAAACCTTAGTGAATGTAGTATGCTCACAGAATCAGCCTTGTTTGCACTCAATGAGAAGTGTCCTTTACTTAATGAGATCGTAATGGCATGCGCAAATATTGCATATGAAAGAGTAGGGAATTGTGTTGTAAACCCTCAAATCAAGTGTCTACGTTTGGCTAACAATTATGTGTTACAAGATACAAAGATCATAATGTTTGCTTCCAATTTTCCCAATTTGCAACTGCTTGATTTGAGCAGTTGCATTAACATATCTGAAGAAGGTATTTGTCAAGTTTTAAGGAGATTTTCTAAAATTAGACATTTGAACTTAGCCCAGTGTTCAATAATGAAGCTGCGAGGAATGAACTTTGAAGTTCTTAAACTGGAGGTGTTGAACTTGTCATATACAAGGGTTGACGATGAAGCACTCTATAAAATTTGTATCGTTGTCATGAAGTGA